One genomic segment of Micromonospora sp. WMMC415 includes these proteins:
- a CDS encoding acyltransferase: MTDTNDRPPVFVHPSADVEAGAQVGDGTKVWHLAHVRSTAQVGAGCVIGRNVYVDAGVTVGDLVKIQNNVSVYQGVTLEDEVFVGPCAVFTNDFRPRAQNPDWTITPTLVRRGASIGANATLVCGIEVGEYAMIAAGSVVTKDVKPYQLVAGNPARPRGWVNEKGEVVSRDVDNPPAQH; the protein is encoded by the coding sequence ATGACTGACACCAACGACCGGCCGCCGGTCTTCGTCCACCCCAGTGCCGACGTGGAGGCCGGCGCCCAGGTGGGTGACGGCACGAAGGTCTGGCACCTGGCCCACGTCCGATCCACCGCCCAGGTGGGCGCGGGCTGCGTCATCGGCCGCAACGTGTACGTCGACGCCGGGGTGACGGTCGGCGACCTGGTGAAGATTCAGAACAATGTCTCGGTGTACCAGGGTGTGACCCTCGAGGACGAGGTCTTCGTCGGCCCGTGCGCGGTCTTCACCAACGACTTCCGGCCCCGCGCGCAGAACCCGGACTGGACCATCACCCCGACCCTGGTCCGCCGGGGCGCCTCCATCGGCGCCAACGCCACCCTCGTCTGCGGCATCGAGGTCGGCGAGTACGCCATGATCGCCGCCGGGTCCGTGGTGACCAAGGACGTCAAGCCGTACCAGCTGGTGGCCGGGAACCCGGCCCGCCCGAGGGGCTGGGTCAACGAGAAGGGCGAGGTGGTCTCCCGCGACGTGGACAACCCGCCGGCGCAGCACTGA
- a CDS encoding glycosyltransferase family 4 protein: MLVDNGVNGDSRVQKAARSAAEAGWEVVLLGRSPVTEERTWQLGRAQVRLLSMPAPLARRRHEFRRAWLRWPLAYPPNGVAAHRQQSVKAWRADLEVRAAQLAVAAPGTPRLTLRRRLLRAEQGLAKLSATWVSGRYWMLTQARTRRKFRNPWDRAYTLFWESVKGDGAWRRLEPSLWDYELAYGPVIDELAPDLIHANDFRMLGVAARAKIRARARGREIKVVWDAHEFLPGLKPWQDNARWLPAHMAHEREYAPYADAVVTVSDGLAELLQREHRLAETPDVVLNAPAAGSEDLDPDAAAPDLRARCGVGPDVPLLVYSGAAARQRGLDIMVDALPRLPGVHVALVVNKPDGPYVSGVLARARKLGVADRVHALPYVAHWQVVPFLAGADAGVIPIHHWPNHEIALITKFFEYSHARLPMIVSDVKTMAGTVRSTGQGEVFRAEDVADFVRAVTAVLADPERYRAAYDRPGLLQSWTWEAQAEVLDSVYRRLLPGRPPAPGRAGEPAPGDPRPALGVGT; this comes from the coding sequence GGGCCGCTCGCCCGTGACCGAGGAGCGGACCTGGCAGCTGGGCCGGGCGCAGGTGCGGCTGCTGTCGATGCCCGCACCGCTGGCCCGGCGGCGGCACGAGTTCCGGCGGGCCTGGCTGCGCTGGCCGCTGGCCTATCCGCCGAACGGCGTCGCCGCCCACCGTCAGCAGAGCGTGAAGGCGTGGCGGGCCGACCTCGAGGTCCGGGCCGCCCAGCTCGCCGTGGCCGCTCCCGGCACCCCCCGGCTGACGCTGCGCCGCCGGCTCCTGCGCGCCGAGCAGGGTCTCGCCAAGCTCTCCGCCACCTGGGTCTCCGGCCGCTACTGGATGTTGACCCAGGCCCGGACGCGGCGGAAGTTCCGCAACCCGTGGGACCGCGCATACACGCTGTTCTGGGAGTCCGTGAAGGGCGACGGCGCGTGGCGGCGGCTGGAGCCGAGCCTCTGGGACTACGAGCTGGCGTACGGCCCGGTGATCGACGAGCTGGCGCCGGACCTGATCCACGCCAACGACTTCCGGATGCTCGGTGTGGCCGCACGGGCGAAGATCCGGGCCCGGGCGCGAGGCCGCGAGATCAAGGTGGTGTGGGACGCGCACGAGTTCCTGCCCGGGCTCAAGCCGTGGCAGGACAACGCCCGCTGGCTGCCCGCCCACATGGCGCACGAGCGGGAGTACGCCCCGTACGCCGACGCGGTGGTGACGGTCTCCGACGGCCTCGCCGAACTGCTCCAGCGCGAGCACCGGCTCGCGGAGACGCCGGACGTCGTGCTCAACGCTCCGGCGGCCGGCTCCGAGGACCTCGACCCGGACGCCGCCGCGCCGGACCTGCGCGCCCGCTGCGGGGTCGGCCCGGACGTGCCGCTGCTGGTCTACAGCGGCGCCGCCGCCCGGCAGCGCGGCCTGGACATCATGGTCGACGCGCTCCCGCGGCTGCCCGGCGTCCACGTCGCGCTGGTGGTCAACAAGCCGGACGGCCCGTACGTGTCCGGGGTGCTGGCCCGTGCCCGGAAGCTCGGCGTCGCCGACCGGGTGCACGCCCTGCCGTACGTGGCGCACTGGCAGGTGGTGCCGTTCCTGGCCGGCGCGGACGCCGGGGTCATCCCGATCCACCACTGGCCCAACCACGAGATCGCGCTGATCACCAAATTCTTCGAGTACTCGCACGCCCGGCTGCCGATGATCGTCAGCGACGTGAAGACGATGGCCGGCACGGTCCGCTCCACCGGCCAGGGCGAGGTGTTCCGGGCCGAGGACGTGGCCGACTTCGTCCGCGCGGTCACGGCGGTGCTGGCCGACCCGGAGCGCTACCGGGCCGCGTACGACCGGCCGGGCCTGCTCCAGAGCTGGACGTGGGAGGCGCAGGCCGAGGTGCTGGACTCGGTCTACCGCCGGCTGCTGCCGGGTCGCCCGCCCGCGCCGGGGCGCGCCGGCGAGCCCGCTCCGGGCGACCCGCGGCCCGCGCTCGGGGTCGGCACGTGA
- a CDS encoding glycosyltransferase family 39 protein, translating into MIEEFGREGRSAEAPGPAVDADQPPPAEGREAPAADHSDPPALRWGIWPVVAMAATAAALYGFWWFSHHRPPIQFGAFKRPPIYGVFIPVWDELALTVIPAGVVLAAVAWLITTRLRMPRWSALALVVVSGVTTAATIALVRGEWRHLTRGLSTEPDRVAYYTSDLHFVYELGVRGFIEQHPDLGPEFDSYNSWTHPPGVLVFLYLLFRVVGASHPLRIAVAIAVVAFAAAVSAWLIGRTLGGERAGRIGAVLFAAAPGPLMLSYTNLDTVFATVMTMSAALFVLAIHRRSAPVAATAGAVLGVGTLMTFATSFIVIAATLAVLIQTGLRTGARLLGAAAAGGVAVLALAWLTLGFDVFASYQASPQAARPYDPYWIVASPAAWLIYAGLPLAVLGIAGLVVKVPGSRRPVLVLVLVVVMLVWASLPSELTKLRPGEVERTWAFLYPLVAASAGLVVDAWTRNLPRRWAGGVVAGLVALSVGQAVFLQGLYENFY; encoded by the coding sequence GTGATCGAAGAATTCGGCCGGGAGGGCCGAAGCGCCGAAGCCCCGGGTCCGGCCGTCGACGCCGACCAGCCGCCACCGGCGGAGGGCCGGGAAGCGCCGGCGGCGGACCATTCGGACCCGCCGGCGCTGCGCTGGGGGATCTGGCCGGTCGTCGCGATGGCCGCCACCGCCGCCGCCCTGTACGGCTTCTGGTGGTTCAGCCACCACCGGCCGCCGATCCAGTTCGGCGCCTTCAAGCGGCCCCCGATCTACGGCGTCTTCATCCCGGTGTGGGACGAGCTGGCCCTGACCGTGATACCGGCCGGCGTGGTCCTGGCCGCCGTCGCCTGGTTGATCACCACTCGACTACGGATGCCGAGATGGTCGGCACTCGCCCTCGTCGTCGTGTCCGGGGTGACGACGGCGGCCACGATCGCCCTGGTCCGGGGCGAATGGCGCCACCTCACCCGGGGACTGAGCACCGAGCCGGACCGGGTGGCGTACTACACCTCCGACCTGCACTTCGTGTACGAGCTCGGAGTGCGCGGCTTCATCGAGCAACACCCAGACCTCGGCCCGGAGTTCGACTCCTACAACTCCTGGACGCATCCCCCCGGGGTGCTGGTCTTCCTGTACCTGCTCTTCCGGGTCGTCGGTGCGTCCCACCCCCTGCGGATCGCCGTCGCGATCGCGGTGGTCGCCTTCGCCGCGGCCGTGTCGGCCTGGCTGATCGGCCGGACCCTGGGCGGGGAGCGGGCCGGCCGGATCGGGGCGGTGCTCTTCGCCGCGGCGCCGGGACCGCTCATGCTGTCCTACACCAACCTGGACACCGTTTTCGCGACGGTGATGACGATGAGTGCGGCCCTGTTCGTCCTCGCGATCCACCGGCGGTCCGCGCCGGTCGCCGCCACGGCCGGTGCGGTGCTCGGGGTGGGCACCCTGATGACGTTCGCCACCTCGTTCATCGTCATCGCGGCGACGCTGGCGGTGCTGATCCAGACCGGGCTGCGCACCGGAGCGCGGCTGCTGGGCGCGGCCGCGGCCGGTGGCGTCGCCGTGCTGGCCCTGGCGTGGCTCACGCTCGGCTTCGACGTCTTCGCCTCCTACCAGGCGTCACCACAGGCCGCCCGGCCCTACGACCCGTACTGGATCGTGGCGAGCCCGGCGGCCTGGCTGATCTACGCGGGTCTTCCGCTGGCCGTGCTGGGAATCGCCGGCCTCGTCGTGAAGGTGCCCGGCTCCCGCCGGCCGGTGCTGGTGCTCGTGCTGGTTGTCGTCATGCTCGTCTGGGCGTCGCTGCCGTCGGAACTGACCAAGCTGCGTCCGGGTGAGGTGGAGCGGACCTGGGCCTTCCTCTACCCGCTGGTCGCGGCCTCGGCAGGGCTGGTGGTCGACGCGTGGACCCGGAACCTGCCCCGGCGGTGGGCCGGTGGGGTCGTCGCCGGCCTGGTCGCGCTCTCGGTGGGCCAGGCGGTGTTCCTCCAAGGCCTCTACGAGAACTTCTACTGA
- a CDS encoding nucleotide sugar dehydrogenase: protein MNICVVALGKIGLPLAVQFASKGHRVIGADVSERVVSLVNDGAVPFPGETDLDVKLKEVVAAGLLSATTDTATAVAESEAVVVVVPLFVDAEGVPDFGWMDDATRAIARGLKPGTLVSYETTLPVGTTRTRWAPMLEEGSGLTAGKDFHLVFSPERVFTGRVFADLRRYPKLVGGIDETSAAHGVEFYQAVLDFDERADLPRPNGVWDLGSAEASELAKLAETTYRDVNIGLANQFARFADSVGVDVLKVIEACNSQPYSHIHTPGIAVGGHCIPIYPRMYLWNDPAATVVRSAREANAAMPEYAVDLLAAAYGDLTDVGVLVLGAAYRGGVKETAFSGVFPTVEALRARGARPYVSDPMYSSEELAAHGLPPYEGQEVTAALIQADHAEYRTLAASDLPSVRVLVDGRRVTDPARWADVRRVVIGG from the coding sequence ATGAACATCTGCGTCGTCGCCCTCGGGAAGATCGGGCTGCCGCTGGCCGTGCAGTTCGCGTCGAAGGGGCACCGGGTCATCGGTGCCGACGTGTCCGAGCGGGTCGTGAGCCTCGTCAACGACGGTGCGGTGCCGTTCCCCGGCGAGACCGACCTGGACGTCAAACTCAAGGAGGTGGTCGCCGCCGGTCTGCTGTCGGCCACCACCGACACCGCCACGGCGGTCGCCGAGTCCGAGGCCGTCGTCGTGGTCGTGCCGCTCTTCGTGGACGCCGAGGGCGTCCCGGACTTCGGCTGGATGGACGACGCCACCCGGGCCATCGCGCGGGGCCTCAAGCCGGGCACGCTGGTCAGCTACGAGACCACGCTGCCGGTCGGCACCACCCGCACCCGCTGGGCGCCGATGCTGGAGGAGGGCTCCGGCCTGACCGCCGGCAAGGACTTCCACCTGGTCTTCAGCCCGGAGCGGGTGTTCACCGGCCGGGTCTTCGCCGACCTGCGCCGCTACCCCAAGCTGGTGGGCGGCATCGACGAGACCTCGGCCGCGCACGGCGTCGAGTTCTACCAGGCCGTGCTCGACTTCGACGAGCGCGCCGACCTGCCCCGCCCGAACGGCGTGTGGGACCTCGGCTCCGCCGAGGCCTCCGAGCTCGCCAAGCTCGCCGAGACCACGTACCGGGACGTCAACATCGGCCTGGCGAACCAGTTCGCGCGGTTCGCCGACAGCGTCGGCGTGGACGTGCTCAAGGTCATCGAGGCCTGCAACTCGCAGCCGTACAGCCACATCCACACGCCGGGCATCGCCGTCGGCGGGCACTGCATCCCGATCTACCCGCGGATGTACCTGTGGAACGACCCGGCCGCCACGGTGGTCCGCTCCGCCCGGGAGGCCAACGCGGCGATGCCGGAGTACGCGGTGGATCTGCTCGCCGCGGCGTACGGCGACCTGACCGACGTGGGTGTCCTGGTGCTGGGCGCGGCGTACCGGGGCGGGGTCAAGGAGACGGCGTTCTCCGGCGTCTTCCCGACCGTCGAGGCGCTGCGCGCCCGGGGTGCCAGGCCGTACGTGTCGGACCCGATGTACAGCTCCGAGGAGCTCGCCGCGCACGGCCTGCCGCCGTACGAGGGCCAGGAGGTCACGGCCGCGTTGATCCAGGCCGACCACGCGGAGTACCGGACCCTGGCCGCGAGCGACCTGCCGTCGGTGCGCGTGCTGGTGGACGGTCGCCGCGTCACCGACCCGGCCCGCTGGGCAGACGTGCGCCGCGTCGTCATCGGCGGCTGA
- a CDS encoding DUF952 domain-containing protein has product MIYKLLATTEWDDALAAGHFTGTALDHQDGFVHLSGPDQVVETARRHFTGATGLTLLTVDPARLGGRLRWEPSRGGTLFPHLYGPLPVTAVVAATALPADVPVADAVAALVG; this is encoded by the coding sequence GTGATCTACAAGCTGCTGGCCACCACGGAATGGGACGACGCGCTCGCCGCCGGGCATTTCACCGGCACCGCGCTGGACCATCAGGACGGCTTCGTCCACCTGTCCGGGCCGGACCAGGTGGTCGAGACCGCCCGGCGGCACTTCACCGGCGCCACCGGGCTCACCCTGCTGACGGTCGACCCGGCCCGGCTGGGCGGGCGGCTGCGTTGGGAGCCGTCCCGGGGCGGCACGCTCTTCCCGCACCTGTACGGGCCGCTACCGGTCACCGCGGTGGTGGCCGCGACGGCGCTGCCGGCGGACGTCCCGGTCGCCGACGCGGTGGCGGCGCTGGTCGGCTGA
- a CDS encoding glycosyltransferase encodes MSTPDVTVVTAVYNTMPYLTRCLTSLVEQTIGRDRLEVIAVDDGSTDGSGRELDRFARLYPGTVKVVHQPNSGGPAAPSNRALELATGRYVFFIGSDDYLGPEALERLVAAADRWDSDVVLGRLVGVNSRYIHQAIYAETTADVDLFDSALPWSLSNTKLFRRELIERYGLRYPEDMPVGSDQPFTIEACVRARRVSVLADYDYYFAVRRLNARNITYKSRHLERLRCAEDLVAFVAKLVEAGPERDAVLLRHFTWEIAKLLENDFLRLERDVQDRVVAGVRALAEGHLTDRIRDRLPIEARVRLAAARYGDTDHLLAVIRQDAELGIPPAVVDGERWYAGYPGFRDPHLRIPDAWYEITDTAADWVARLDTVSAAFEGSRALLVTARSPRHDLPELASAVRLAAGDVTGVTVSVVPDATGTTVRARIPLDRLLDGAGPGGELRTVQTHVDAFGAIGVAALRGARRPVPQRAVLRRGARLHVLTTTTNHKGQLVIAVAPVTPRRLMARLRRRLPLGGK; translated from the coding sequence GTGAGCACCCCCGACGTCACGGTCGTCACCGCGGTCTACAACACGATGCCGTACCTGACCCGGTGCCTGACCTCCCTCGTGGAGCAGACGATCGGGCGGGACCGGCTGGAGGTCATCGCCGTCGACGACGGCTCCACCGACGGCAGCGGCCGGGAGCTGGACCGGTTCGCCCGCCTCTACCCGGGCACCGTGAAGGTGGTGCACCAGCCCAACTCCGGCGGCCCGGCCGCGCCGAGTAACCGGGCGCTGGAACTGGCCACCGGCCGGTACGTCTTCTTCATCGGCTCCGACGACTACCTCGGGCCGGAGGCGCTGGAGCGGCTCGTCGCCGCCGCCGACCGGTGGGACTCCGACGTGGTGCTGGGACGCCTGGTCGGCGTGAACAGCCGCTACATCCACCAGGCGATCTACGCGGAGACCACCGCCGACGTCGACCTGTTCGACTCGGCCCTGCCCTGGTCCCTGTCGAACACCAAGCTGTTCCGCCGGGAGCTGATCGAGCGGTACGGCCTGCGCTACCCGGAGGACATGCCGGTCGGCAGCGACCAGCCGTTCACCATCGAGGCCTGCGTCCGGGCCCGCCGCGTCTCCGTCCTCGCCGACTACGACTACTACTTCGCGGTCCGCCGGCTCAACGCTCGCAACATCACCTACAAGAGCCGCCACCTCGAGCGGCTGCGCTGCGCCGAGGACCTGGTCGCGTTCGTCGCCAAGCTGGTCGAGGCCGGCCCGGAGCGGGACGCGGTGCTGCTGCGTCACTTCACCTGGGAGATCGCCAAGCTGCTGGAGAACGACTTCCTGCGGCTGGAGCGCGACGTCCAGGACCGGGTGGTCGCCGGCGTCCGGGCCCTCGCCGAGGGGCACCTCACCGACCGCATCCGCGACCGGCTCCCGATCGAGGCCCGGGTCCGCCTGGCCGCCGCCCGGTACGGCGACACCGACCACCTGCTCGCGGTGATCCGGCAGGACGCCGAACTGGGCATCCCGCCCGCGGTGGTCGACGGCGAGCGCTGGTACGCCGGCTACCCGGGCTTCCGGGACCCGCACCTGCGCATCCCGGACGCCTGGTACGAGATCACCGACACTGCCGCCGACTGGGTCGCCCGGCTCGACACCGTCTCGGCCGCCTTCGAGGGGTCCCGGGCGCTGCTGGTGACCGCCCGCAGCCCGCGGCACGACCTGCCGGAGCTGGCGTCGGCCGTCCGGCTCGCCGCCGGCGACGTGACCGGCGTGACCGTCTCGGTCGTCCCGGACGCCACGGGCACGACCGTGCGGGCCCGTATTCCGTTGGACCGGTTGCTGGACGGCGCCGGCCCCGGCGGTGAGCTGCGCACCGTCCAGACGCACGTGGACGCGTTCGGCGCCATCGGCGTCGCCGCGCTGCGCGGCGCCCGGCGCCCGGTGCCCCAGCGGGCGGTGCTGCGTCGCGGCGCCCGGCTGCACGTCCTGACCACCACCACCAACCACAAGGGCCAGCTCGTCATCGCCGTAGCACCCGTAACGCCGCGCCGGTTGATGGCCCGCCTGCGGCGCAGGCTTCCACTAGGAGGAAAGTAG
- a CDS encoding response regulator transcription factor, translating into MRILLVEDDRRVAAALSAALTRRGYEVEHAATVAAALSAAPCDLVLLDLTLPDGDGTDLCRELRRRSSQLGIIAVTARGEERDRVLGLRLGADDYVVKPFSMVELQARIEAVLRRAAHAAPERNLIEVGPVRIDVGARTVRVDDREVALTRKEFDVLLSLARQPGVAVPRDRILLDAWGTTWADRHTVEVHVGSLRGKLGDPRLVETVRGVGYRLRGE; encoded by the coding sequence GTGCGCATCCTGCTGGTCGAGGACGACCGCCGGGTGGCTGCCGCGCTCTCCGCCGCGCTCACCCGGCGGGGCTACGAGGTGGAACACGCGGCGACGGTCGCCGCCGCGCTCTCCGCCGCCCCCTGCGACCTGGTGCTGCTCGACCTCACCCTGCCCGACGGCGACGGCACCGACCTGTGCCGCGAGCTGCGCCGGCGCAGCAGCCAGCTCGGCATCATCGCGGTGACCGCCCGGGGGGAGGAGCGGGACCGGGTGCTCGGGCTGCGCCTCGGCGCCGACGACTACGTGGTCAAACCGTTCTCGATGGTGGAGCTGCAGGCCCGGATCGAGGCGGTGCTGCGCCGCGCGGCGCACGCGGCCCCGGAGCGGAACCTGATCGAGGTGGGGCCGGTCCGAATCGACGTGGGGGCCCGGACGGTCCGTGTCGACGACCGGGAGGTGGCGCTGACCCGCAAGGAGTTCGACGTGCTGCTCTCCCTGGCCCGGCAGCCGGGCGTGGCCGTGCCCCGCGACCGGATCCTGCTGGACGCCTGGGGCACCACCTGGGCCGACCGGCACACCGTCGAGGTGCACGTGGGTTCGCTGCGCGGCAAGCTGGGCGATCCCCGCCTGGTGGAGACCGTACGCGGGGTCGGCTACCGGCTGCGCGGCGAGTGA